One genomic region from Siniperca chuatsi isolate FFG_IHB_CAS linkage group LG18, ASM2008510v1, whole genome shotgun sequence encodes:
- the rbp4l gene encoding retinol binding protein 4, like encodes MGSSKLALLLVLLSCVERCLSASCVVDSFTVKEDFDPKRYAGKWYALQKKDPEGLFLQDNISAEYTIDDDGSMTASSKGRVTLFGFWVVCADMAAQYSVPDPATPGKMFMNYQGLASYLSSGGDNYWVIDTDYDNYAITYACRTLRDDGSCEDGYALIFSRNPRGLPPAIQRIVRQKQEDICMAGEFQPVLQSGAC; translated from the exons ATGGGATCCTCTAAGCTGGCCCTGCTGCTGGTCTTGCTGTCCTGCGTGGAacgctgtctgtctgcctcctgtgtCGTTGACAGCTTCACAGTCAAAGAGGACTTTGACCCCAAGAGG TATGCAGGAAAGTGGTACGCACTGCAGAAGAAAGACCCAGAGGGCCTGTTCCTGCAGGACAACATCTCAGCTGAGTACACCATTGATGATGACGGCTCCATGACCGCCTCCTCCAAAGGACGTGTCACTCTGTTTGG CTTCTGGGTTGTGTGTGCTGACATGGCTGCCCAGTACTCTGTGCCCGACCCTGCCACCCCTGGCAAGATGTTCATGAACTACCAGGGACTGGCCAGCTACCTGTCCAGTGGAG GTGATAACTACTGGGTGATCGACACCGACTACGACAACTACGCCATCACCTATGCCTGCCGCACTCTGAGGGACGATGGCAGCTGCGAGGACGGCTATGCCCTCATCTTCTCCAGAAACCCCCGTGGCCTGCCTCCCGCCATCCAACGCATCGTCCgtcagaaacaggaagacaTCTGCATGGCCGGAGAGTTTCAGCCTGTCCTGCAGTCTGGAGCCTgctaa